One genomic window of Diospyros lotus cultivar Yz01 chromosome 8, ASM1463336v1, whole genome shotgun sequence includes the following:
- the LOC127807194 gene encoding protein CHUP1, chloroplastic-like, with translation MREENPTENRAKASKFADQNQAPKGNNAKGSNNPSKPRSSWGLKGFTAEKKSKSQTTVPTKKLPLTSSETENQKNLFVPSHSRVKRSLIGDLSCSVYAKQVHPHSVHGHRAKPSRDLFLELDHLRSLLQESKDREFKLQAELSECKRNPKLLDLERELELKKSEVDSLVERVGLLESEKLGLNEQLLSLASGVDRQDDASRREENEVSNPNGPDGRNLEIEVVELRRLNKELQLQKRSLACRLTSVESQLATVAKASESDIVSKIKAEASLLRLTNEDLCKQVEGLQMSRLNEVEELAYLRWVNSCLRNELRNCSTNSIERSRESASSPSFHSEDTSEYGSAKRFSLIKKLKKWPITEEDLSSLECLDEEKSWVDCHSPRRRHSMSGSKFCTEDLLLSKRRQSDGFTCTKEREGEPLANQKYDLDVVQKPQMNSNVQETTKLAASSDVEKRALRVPNPPPRPSCTISSGRREDAPAQIPPPPPPPPPPPPPPPPKFSVKGTAGVVQRAPEVVELYHSLMKRDSRKDSSNGGIYEAPDVATVRSSMIGEIENRSSHLLAIKADVETQGEFVNSLIREVNDAVYQDIEDVVAFVKWLDDELCFLVDERAVLKHFNWPEKKADTLREAAFGYRDLKKLEYEVSNYQDHPRLPCDIALKKMVNLSEKMERTVYNLLRTRDSLMHHCKEFQIPTDWMHDRGIVSKIKFGSVKLAKKYMKRVAVELQTKGGSEKDSAMDYMLLQGVRFAFRIHQFAGGFDAETMKAFEELRSLALALNKK, from the exons ATGAGAGAAGAAAACCCTACTGAGAACAGAGCGAAAGCATCGAAATTTGCCGATCAAAATCAGGCACCAAAGGGAAACAATGCCAAAGGAAGCAATAATCCTTCCAAGCCACGGTCTTCGTGGGGGCTGAAAGGGTTTACAGCAGAGAAGAAATCAAAGTCTCAAACCACCGTTCCCACCAAGAAATTGCCGCTGACAAGCTCCGAGACAGAAAACCAGAAGAACCTGTTTGTGCCTTCACATTCGCGGGTGAAGAGGTCTCTGATAGGGGACTTATCTTGCTCTGTCTATGCCAAGCAAGTTCATCCACATTCTGTGCATGGCCACAGGGCAAAGCCTTCTCGAGATTTGTTTCTGGAGCTGGACCATCTCAGAAGCCTGCTCCAAGAATCAAAGGACAGGGAATTTAAGTTGCAGGCCGAGTTGTCGGAATGCAAGAGGAACCCCAAACTTTTAGACCTTGAAAGAGAGCTAGAGCTCAAGAAGAGTGAGGTTGACAGCCTTGTGGAAAGAGTTGGGTTGCTGGAATCCGAGAAATTGGGGCTTAATGAGCAATTGTTGTCACTGGCGTCTGGTGTGGATAGGCAGGATGATGCATCgagaagggaagaaaatgaagtGTCAAATCCAAATGGACCGGATGGACGTAACCTGGAGATTGAGGTTGTCGAGTTGAGGCGCCTGAACAAGGAGCTTCAGCTTCAGAAGAGGAGTCTTGCTTGCAGACTTACATCTGTAGAATCCCAACTGGCCACTGTTGCAAAAGCTTCTGAG AGCGACATTGTTTCGAAGATAAAAGCAGAGGCTTCTTTACTAAGACTCACAAACGAAGACCTGTGTAAACAAGTTGAGGGTCTACAAATGAGCCGGTTAAATGAGGTTGAAGAGCTTGCCTACCTAAGGTGGGTCAATTCATGTTTGAGAAATGAGCTGCGGAATTGTTCAACCAATTCGATCGAGAGGAGTAGGGAATCTGCTAGCTCGCCTTCCTTCCATAGCGAAGACACCTCCGAATATGGTAGTGCCAAGAGATTCAGCTTGATTAAGAAGTTGAAGAAATGGCCAATCACTGAAGAAGATTTGTCCAGTTTAGAATGCCTGGATGAGGAAAAAAGTTGGGTTGACTGCCATAGTCCAAGAAGAAGACACTCTATGAGTGGATCAAAATTTTGTACAGAGGACTTGCTATTGAGTAAGCGGAGGCAATCTGATGGCTTCACTTGTacaaaagaaagagagggagaaccATTAGCTAATCAAAAGTATGATTTGGACGTAGTTCAGAAGCCCCAAATGAATAGCAACGTCCAGGAAACTACCAAGTTGGCAGCTTCTTCAGATGTTGAGAAACGGGCCTTGCGAGTCCCTAATCCCCCTCCAAGGCCTTCGTGTACTATCTCTAGTGGACGTAGAGAAGATGCTCCGGCACAAATTCCACCGCcaccgcctcctcctcctcctcctccccctccACCTCCTCCTAAGTTTTCAGTAAAAGGTACCGCAGGAGTGGTGCAGCGAGCACCGGAAGTAGTTGAGCTCTATCATTCACTCATGAAGAGGGACTCTAGAAAAGATTCCTCAAATGGAGGGATTTATGAGGCCCCAGATGTTGCAACTGTTCGTAGTAGCATGATTGGTGAAATTGAGAATCGATCTTCACATCTACTTGCT ATAAAGGCGGATGTTGAGACTCAAGGAGAATTTGTAAACTCCCTGATCAGAGAAGTAAATGATGCAGTTTATCAGGACATTGAAGATGTGGTAGCATTCGTGAAATGGCTTGATGATGAACTTTGCTTCCTT GTGGATGAAAGGGCGGTCCTCAAGCATTTCAATTGGCCGGAAAAGAAAGCTGACACACTAAGAGAGGCAGCATTCGGATATAGAGATCTCAAGAAGTTGGAGTATGAAGTATCTAATTATCAGGATCATCCTCGACTGCCGTGTGATATTGCActaaagaaaatggtcaatttGTCTGAAAA GATGGAACGAACTGTTTATAACCTTCTCCGGACTAGAGATTCATTAATGCATCATTGCAAGGAGTTCCAAATTCCCACAGATTGGATGCATGACCGTGGAATAGTAAGCAAG ATAAAGTTTGGCTCTGTCAAGTTGGCAAAGAAGTACATGAAGAGGGTGGCTGTGGAACTTCAAACCAAGGGAGGATCAGAAAAGGATTCTGCCATGGATTATATGCTACTTCAGGGAGTGAGATTTGCCTTTCGAATACATCAG TTTGCCGGGGGATTTGATGCAGAAACCATGAAGGCATTTGAGGAGCTTCGAAGTCTGGCCCTTGCGCTAAATAAAAAGTAG